Proteins from a single region of Sesamum indicum cultivar Zhongzhi No. 13 linkage group LG5, S_indicum_v1.0, whole genome shotgun sequence:
- the LOC105162225 gene encoding L10-interacting MYB domain-containing protein-like, translating to MSRKGKEACNTSSNPKSRADDAWWDMPQVSLLIELMYEHYKKGHLLASTFSEQIWREIGIELSQRNKTQYTVAQLKGKANRLRMLWRKFYDLVYKRTGFGWDPTTCTVTASEDRWAEWIAVNPRESGLKKKGLPHFDLCTEMFSSSVATSSHARSSAMPPISNNDNDDVDVSYSAMDTGNPLSSGPEQIPTATRGRQQKGGQSDRLKRVDKCIDAITACSEAKTQRLANISNDNIENCMTVLSKMEGLPQHLFFAAQDQFVLKVRRQMFLLMSDEDKRAWVETLRK from the exons ATGAGTCGAAAAGGGAAGGAGGCATGTAATACGTCTTCAAATCCAAAGTCACGGGCTGACGATGCTTGGTGGGATATGCCACAGGTGTCTCTGCTCATTGAATTAATGTATGAGCATTACAAGAAAGGACACCTTCTCGCATCAACATTTAGTGAGCAAATTTGGCGTGAGATCGGGATTGAATTGTCCCAACGTAATAAAACACAATACACAGTTGCACAGCTTAAAGGTAAGGCTAACAGGCTTCGAATGCTTTGGCGTAAGTTTTACGATTTGGTGTACAAACGGACTGGTTTTGGTTGGGACCCAACAACGTGCACCGTGACTGCTTCTGAGGATCGTTGGGCTGAATGGATCGCG GTTAATCCGAGAGAGTCTGGCTTGAAAAAGAAGGGTCTTCCTCATTTCGATTTATGTACTGAGATGTTCTCATCTTCTGTGGCCACCAGTAGCCATGCCCGTTCCTCTGCCATGCCTCCTATCTCCAACAATGACAATGATGACGTTGATGTAAGCTATTCTGCAATGGATACTGGTAATCCACTCTCATCCGGGCCCGAGCAAATTCCAACAGCAACAAGAGGCCGGCAGCAAAAAGGGGGGCAAAGTGATCGGTTGAAGCGAGTTGATAAATGCATTGATGCCATAACGGCTTGCAGTGAAGCCAAAACTCAGAGGCTGGCAAATATTTCCAACGATAATATTGAAAACTGCATGACTGTGCTGTCTAAAATGGAGGGACTACCTCAGCATTTATTCTTTGCAGCGCAAGATCAGTTTGTGTTGAAGGTGAGGCGTCAAATGTTTCTTCTGATGAGTGATGAGGACAAGCGTGCTTGGGTTGAAACATtgagaaagtga